TTGATCCCAACATTCAATCCGTCTGCATTGTATCTTTTTTGCAACACTCTTTCACAGAGTTGTACAGTAGAGAACATATCATGTAATTCTTCAGGTTGCAGATCAGTGAGATTAGATACGTGTCTCTGCGCTACGACCATTATATGTCCATTGTTATAGGGATATAGATTCATAATCACGAAAGAATGCTTACTACGGTGTAAGACGAGTCTTTTTTCGTCCTCTTCCTTATTAAAACAGAAAATGCAGCCATCCGGTTTCTCTGAGATCAGGTATTCATAACGCCACGGTGAATAAAGGTTTTTAGTCATTTATCCTTATCTCCTGAAAGCTAAGCAGTTCATTTTCACTAATCTGAGTATTTTTGAGTATGTTATATCCTTCTAATACTATATCACTTCCCAGTAGAACATTTTCCAGATAACAATAAGCGCCGATCTTTGTTCTCTTTTTTATGATACTCTTGCCTTTTATAACTGTTCCTATATCTATTTCAACATCTGGCTCAATTATTACATCTTCACCGATAATCACAGATTCGGGATTTTCGATACTAACACCATTATTGAGCCAGTGGTTCTTTATTCTTCGGTAAAACTCAGTTTCCAGTTCGGCGAGTTCTTTTTGAGAATTTATTCCGGTTATCTCTGATTGTTTGTCGGTAACTAAGCCAATAACTTTTTTCTGCCTTCTGTTAAGAACTTCCAAAGTATCTGTCAGGTAGTATTCACTCTGCTTGTTATCATTATTGATCTCTTTTAGAGCTTGAAACAGTAATCTGCAATCAAAACAATAAATGCCGGTATTGATTTCATTGATCTTTCTCTCTGTTTCAGTAGCGTCTTTGTACTCTACTATCTTAATTATTTGATCTTCACTGTTTCTAACTATGCGACCATAAGCTGCCGGATCGGGTAGTTTGATAGTCAGTACCGTACAAGCGGCGTTATTATCTTGATGAGTTTTTAATAAATTCATTAACGTTTCTTTGCTGAGTAAAGGAATATCACCACAGAGAATAAACATATCACCTTCGAAGTCTTGAAACAGCTCAGCTGTAACCATAACTGCATGCCCGGTTCCCTGTTGTTCGATTTGCTCGATAAAGGAGACCTTATCATTATGAGGGATAGCCGCAATAACTTCATCTTTTTGATAACCGACAACGATACCGATGGGATCACAATCTAATTGTAGAGCTCTCTCAGTAACACGTCGTACCATCTCTTTCTCTGCCAGTTTGAAGATGACTTTTGCCCTATCTGATTTCATCCTCGTTCCTTTACCGGCAGCAAGGATCAGAGCTCCGCATTTTCGTTTCATTAACTTCTCCTTACGGTTTTTACATTTTGAACCATAATTTTCACACCCTTTACTATTTCAAGCAAAAAATGTTATTGCTCTTTTTTATCTATGACTCAATGTAACGTTATCAGTTAAATTTTCCAGAAGTGTTCTTACAGTTTTATGCAAAACAGGATGCACCAAATCTGGACACAATTCATGCAAAGGTTGTAGAATAAAAGCTCTTTTGTGAATTTGCGGGTGAGGGATTATCAAGTCAGGTTCCTGAATAACCTGATTACCAAAGAAGAGGATATCGATATCGAGTGTTCGGGCACCCCATCTGATCTCTCTCCTTCTTCCAAAATCCTTTTCAATGATATTTATCTCCTGTAAGATATCACGTGCCGATAATACAGTTTCAATTCTGACAGCACAGTTGATGAAATCGGGTTGTTTTGCCAAACCGTATGGCTCTGTAAGGTACATTCTGCTTGCTTTTAGATCAAAGATCTTCGGATGTTTTTGCAGTTCTTCTATAGCAGAGATGATTGTTTGAAGACGATCGCCGACATTAGAGCCGAGCGATAAATAGACTTCCATTATCTTCTCCTGTTCATCTCAATTTCCACAGAACCCAATGAACCGTTAATCGGAACAGAAGGTTTTTTGATTTTTACTTCTGCTGCAACAACTTTATCAAAGTTGTTGAAGATCGCATCTAAGATCTCATTAGCACAGTCTTCCAGCAGATGAAACTGCTTCTTCTCCATTGTATGTTTTACTTCATCGTATATCCTTGTATAGTCAACTGTATCGTGCAAATGATGGATTTGACTATCAGTCTCCGAAGCTGTCTCGATTATCAAATTGACTATAAAGCGCTGCCCTAAGACTCGCTCTTCATGCTTTACTCCATGATAACCGTAAAATACCATTTCATTTAAATATATTTTCATCGTTAGACCTTCTCTAAAATTTCGACTCTGATCTTGTCAGCACTTTTTCTGTCGGCATAGATAATAATTATTCCACTAACCAGCAAACCTAAAAATGAGCTCAAGATCGATAGGTTTTCTGATAATCCGAGCAAATATCGGGCTGTTAGAAAAAAGAGCAGCATCATTATGATGGGGAAGATAAAGATCAGGAAAGAAGATATCATGCGTGATGCTGGACTGATATGCAGTTTAACGCGATCTCCCACTTTTAACGATAACTTGCTGGGTACTCGGAATTCTGCTTTGTTTTCCCGCCCCATACAGAGCATATTCATACTACATGAACGACAGGTACCTTTTCTCTCTATCTGAATAAGCACCTCATCATCATAAACCTCTTTGACTATTGCAATTTCATCTTCTAATGCTTCTATCTTTGACATTTACCACCTTACCTAACAGTTCAACGTCCTATATTTTAAGCTTTTTTAATATATTAGTTGTTGAATGTCCCTCATAATAGGGGAGACTCTTCACCTCACCCCCTGAAGCTAAAACGATTTCTGATCCGACAATATCTTTGACTAACCAGTCACCACCCTTTACTAAAACATTTGGAGAGAGTTTCTTGATCAATTCGTAAGGTGTATCTTCCTCAAAGATCACTATATAATCAACTACCTCTAAAGCCGCTAAGACAAGGGCACGATCTGTTTCTTTATTGATCGGTCGTTCTTCCCCTTTTATACGACGTACTGAAGCATCACTGTTTAAACCAATGATTAGTACATCTCCAAAACTCTTTGCTTGATAAAGATATTTGATATGACCGGCATGTATGATATCAAAACAACCATTAGTAAAAACAATTTTTTTATTCCACTTTTGGAGTTTACGAACCATCTCCTCGAGTACATCGACGGTTCTTAATTTTTCTCTAGTTAGCTCCATTCCCATAACATACACCTCTACACAAGTTTTTCACCACTTTGTTTTTTGTGAAGTCTTTTTATTTTGATCCGTGAAGGATAAAAGGACAATCAGTCAGTGAGACTCAGAGAAAAAATAGATGGAGTTTTAGGTGTTAGGGAAAAATCTGCGGAAGCAAAACAAGGATTATCCACTGATACACACAGATGAAAAAAAGATAAACAGATATAAAAGAGTGGAACGGTGAAAAGGTGATAAGGTAAAGAAATACAGTGTAGGGGCGGTTGACTTCGTCGAGCTTGGAAGCAGCCACGAGGAAGCACTTTCCTCGGTTCATGAACCGCCCATTTTTAGTTTAATTTTAACGGGGGGAAAAGGTTGAGATTTCCTGAAAAAGTGCACTAGAATAGGACTGTTATCCTGACAAGATCTCTGATGAAAGGAATTATTATGCGTTACAGTAACTCATTCAAATTGGTGGTTGCGAAAGCTTGTTTTCAGGGGTGTTCAGACAGTTGTATTATCAACCTTAATGGTTAAAAAAGAATAATGATCATAAGTTATGCTACAAGTTGATCGAAAACCATCCGCTACTATATTTATTGAAAACTGTAAATAATAGTCAATTTTGAGAGCCTACACGAAATCTAATACAACATAATAATGCGAAAAAAATATTGCCTAATCACTATGAAAATGATCAATGGAACCAAACTATTTTCAAGGAATTAAGAAACCCTAAGGGAGATTAGAATGATGAAAGATCCAAACAATATTCGAGGACATTGGAAGACCACTATCGGTTTTTTATTAGCAGCAGCGGGTTCTGCCATAGGTTTAGGTAATATCTGGCGTTTTCCCTATGTAGTTGGAACCAATGGTGGTGCTGCTTTCGTTCTATTGTATCTGTTTGCTGTTGTCTTGATAGGTTATCCTTTGATGGTGACAGAATTGACGTTGGGAAGAGAGAGCCAGCGTAATCCTGTCGGAACTTTTAAGAAACTTGCCCCTAATACACCTTGGTGGCTGGTCGGTGCTTT
The sequence above is a segment of the Candidatus Cloacimonadota bacterium genome. Coding sequences within it:
- a CDS encoding SoxR reducing system RseC family protein — encoded protein: MSKIEALEDEIAIVKEVYDDEVLIQIERKGTCRSCSMNMLCMGRENKAEFRVPSKLSLKVGDRVKLHISPASRMISSFLIFIFPIIMMLLFFLTARYLLGLSENLSILSSFLGLLVSGIIIIYADRKSADKIRVEILEKV
- the folK gene encoding 2-amino-4-hydroxy-6-hydroxymethyldihydropteridine diphosphokinase; the encoded protein is MEVYLSLGSNVGDRLQTIISAIEELQKHPKIFDLKASRMYLTEPYGLAKQPDFINCAVRIETVLSARDILQEINIIEKDFGRRREIRWGARTLDIDILFFGNQVIQEPDLIIPHPQIHKRAFILQPLHELCPDLVHPVLHKTVRTLLENLTDNVTLSHR
- the rfaE2 gene encoding D-glycero-beta-D-manno-heptose 1-phosphate adenylyltransferase encodes the protein MGMELTREKLRTVDVLEEMVRKLQKWNKKIVFTNGCFDIIHAGHIKYLYQAKSFGDVLIIGLNSDASVRRIKGEERPINKETDRALVLAALEVVDYIVIFEEDTPYELIKKLSPNVLVKGGDWLVKDIVGSEIVLASGGEVKSLPYYEGHSTTNILKKLKI
- a CDS encoding NTP transferase domain-containing protein: MKRKCGALILAAGKGTRMKSDRAKVIFKLAEKEMVRRVTERALQLDCDPIGIVVGYQKDEVIAAIPHNDKVSFIEQIEQQGTGHAVMVTAELFQDFEGDMFILCGDIPLLSKETLMNLLKTHQDNNAACTVLTIKLPDPAAYGRIVRNSEDQIIKIVEYKDATETERKINEINTGIYCFDCRLLFQALKEINNDNKQSEYYLTDTLEVLNRRQKKVIGLVTDKQSEITGINSQKELAELETEFYRRIKNHWLNNGVSIENPESVIIGEDVIIEPDVEIDIGTVIKGKSIIKKRTKIGAYCYLENVLLGSDIVLEGYNILKNTQISENELLSFQEIRIND
- the folB gene encoding dihydroneopterin aldolase produces the protein MKIYLNEMVFYGYHGVKHEERVLGQRFIVNLIIETASETDSQIHHLHDTVDYTRIYDEVKHTMEKKQFHLLEDCANEILDAIFNNFDKVVAAEVKIKKPSVPINGSLGSVEIEMNRRR
- a CDS encoding HIT domain-containing protein is translated as MTKNLYSPWRYEYLISEKPDGCIFCFNKEEDEKRLVLHRSKHSFVIMNLYPYNNGHIMVVAQRHVSNLTDLQPEELHDMFSTVQLCERVLQKRYNADGLNVGINIGKAAGAGVDDHLHIHIVPRWFGDANFMSIVAEIRVIPEDFEQAYQMLKECFIECVNEE